Proteins from one Lonchura striata isolate bLonStr1 chromosome 28, bLonStr1.mat, whole genome shotgun sequence genomic window:
- the KXD1 gene encoding kxDL motif-containing protein 1 produces the protein MEPTASQVFCGRVLGMVNAEDVNAIILAQKNMLDRFEKTNEMLLNFNNLSSVRMQQMSERFLHHTRTLVEMKKDLDSIFRRIRALKGKLAKQYPEAFSNIHESPILEDDDDFDPVPKSTTTTIATSEQSTESCDTSPDVISPATSQDFEDLSQGHYDGPAVNGQSLTDEDTASGLG, from the exons ATGGAGCCCACGGCCTCGCAGGTGTTCTGCGGGAGGGTGCTGGGCATGGTGAACGCCGAGGACGTCAACGCCATCATCCTAGCCCAGAAAAACAT GTTGGATCGGTTTGAGAAGACCAACGAGATGCTGCTCAACTTCAACAACCTTTCCAGCGTGCGCATGCAGCAGATGAGCGAGCGCTTCCTGCACCACACCCGGACCCTGGTGGAGATGAAGAAGGACCTGGACAGCATCTTCCGGAGGATCCG GGCGCTCAAAGGGAAGTTGGCAAAGCAGTACCCAGAGGCTTTCAGCA ACATCCACGAGTCCCCCATCCTGGAGGACGACGACGACTTCGACCCCGTCCCCAAGAGCACCACGACCACCATCGCTACCTCGGAGCAGAGCACGGAGTCCTGTGACACCAGCCCCGACGTCATCTCCCCTGCCACCAGCCAGGATTTTGAGGATTTATCCCAAGGCCACTACGACGGCCCGGCCGTGAACGGACAGAGTCTGACAGACGAGGACACGGCCAGCGGCCTGGGCTAG